In Halorhabdus rudnickae, the following proteins share a genomic window:
- a CDS encoding CheF family chemotaxis protein, producing the protein MSEDERKLMDDRGQFLQAVRGGREVQDADWTQCRIVLTTARIVLLAEEKQTIPLETITDVGGRYDVNQNAAGVASYVTLHVEEEDVLLLRAPEQDEFETDLYRAFVDNTIVYVQHPAVKGGVVQGADWQRAKIKLTDEALQLALSDGQYVTIDRDDIGDVETDQQTVDGTERRVFEVEHTDEAGTSVETNLTGEDKQVTILEEILQEGAERNRANLDLSPIEQQIVMALHSGVSPFDLPEFVDSDVEEIEEIFDRLIELDVIETIRERTEVEMTSRGRQVASEEMGNQ; encoded by the coding sequence ATGAGCGAGGACGAGCGCAAGTTGATGGACGATCGCGGGCAGTTCCTTCAGGCAGTCCGTGGCGGCCGGGAGGTACAGGACGCTGACTGGACGCAGTGTCGGATCGTCCTCACGACGGCACGGATCGTCCTTCTCGCGGAGGAAAAGCAGACGATCCCACTCGAGACAATCACCGACGTCGGTGGCCGCTACGACGTCAATCAGAACGCGGCGGGCGTCGCCAGCTACGTCACGCTCCACGTCGAGGAAGAGGACGTCCTGCTGTTGCGAGCGCCCGAACAGGACGAGTTCGAGACGGATCTCTACCGGGCGTTCGTCGACAACACGATCGTCTACGTCCAGCATCCCGCGGTGAAAGGCGGCGTCGTTCAGGGTGCCGACTGGCAGCGGGCGAAGATAAAGCTCACAGACGAGGCACTCCAACTGGCGCTCTCGGATGGGCAGTACGTGACGATCGACCGGGACGACATCGGGGACGTCGAGACCGACCAACAGACTGTCGATGGCACCGAACGCCGTGTTTTCGAGGTAGAACATACCGACGAGGCGGGGACGAGCGTCGAGACCAACCTGACGGGCGAGGACAAACAGGTGACCATCTTAGAGGAGATACTTCAGGAGGGGGCCGAGCGCAATCGCGCGAATCTGGATCTTTCACCAATCGAACAGCAGATCGTCATGGCACTGCACTCGGGCGTCTCGCCGTTTGACCTGCCCGAGTTCGTCGACAGCGACGTCGAGGAGATCGAGGAGATATTCGATCGGCTGATCGAACTCGACGTCATCGAGACGATCAGAGAACGGACTGAAGTCGAGATGACCTCCCGCGGTCGACAGGTCGCCAGCGAGGAGATGGGCAACCAGTAG
- the glmU gene encoding bifunctional sugar-1-phosphate nucleotidylyltransferase/acetyltransferase — translation MSIQTAVVLAAGEGTRLRPLTRNRPKPMLPAATRPILEHVLDALVETGIEELVLVVGYERDRVQNYFGPSYRDRPITYVRQDKQLGTGHALLEARDAVDGSMLVVNGDTLIDPTIVGDVADRFAEGDVAATLAVLDGPDPQEYGAVDVERDVVTDLVEKPDADDYRLINAGVYAFEGSIFARIEATPRERGELALTDALVGLIDDRQVGAAETDGTWVDATYPWDLLELTREVLADGVPTVGERERGVWIAESARVHETATVQRPTVVGPDSEVGPGAVVGPDVALGRNVTVGANATVTTAVLDDDTRIGPGSTLVEAVTGQDVRVGAGSVVPGGPAEVRVDNRILEGRPLGALLADRVRAEGNVSFAPGTLVGPNARIGTGVHVSGSVPGDAEVRR, via the coding sequence ATGAGCATTCAGACGGCAGTAGTCCTCGCGGCGGGCGAGGGGACCCGGTTGCGGCCGTTGACGCGCAACCGGCCAAAGCCCATGCTTCCGGCGGCCACCCGGCCGATCTTAGAGCACGTTCTGGACGCACTCGTCGAGACTGGTATCGAGGAACTCGTCCTTGTCGTGGGGTACGAGCGTGATCGCGTCCAGAACTACTTCGGTCCATCCTACCGGGACCGACCGATCACGTACGTCCGCCAGGACAAGCAACTGGGAACCGGTCATGCCCTGCTGGAAGCCCGCGACGCCGTCGACGGGTCGATGCTGGTCGTCAACGGCGACACGCTAATCGACCCGACGATCGTCGGCGATGTCGCCGACCGCTTCGCTGAGGGTGACGTGGCGGCCACGCTGGCGGTCCTGGACGGCCCAGATCCCCAAGAGTACGGTGCCGTCGATGTCGAGAGGGACGTCGTCACCGATCTCGTCGAGAAACCGGATGCCGACGACTATCGATTAATTAACGCCGGGGTCTATGCTTTCGAGGGGTCTATCTTCGCGAGGATCGAGGCGACGCCACGAGAACGTGGTGAACTTGCGTTGACTGACGCGCTGGTGGGCTTGATCGACGATCGGCAGGTGGGGGCCGCCGAGACCGATGGCACGTGGGTCGACGCAACCTATCCCTGGGACCTTCTGGAGTTGACTCGCGAAGTCCTTGCTGACGGCGTCCCGACCGTCGGCGAGCGCGAGCGTGGCGTCTGGATCGCCGAGAGCGCACGGGTTCACGAGACGGCAACCGTCCAGCGACCGACCGTTGTCGGCCCGGACAGCGAGGTCGGGCCAGGTGCGGTCGTCGGTCCGGATGTCGCGCTCGGACGGAACGTTACTGTCGGCGCGAATGCGACGGTCACTACCGCAGTGCTGGACGACGATACGCGAATCGGGCCAGGCTCAACGCTCGTCGAGGCGGTCACCGGACAGGACGTTCGCGTGGGTGCGGGCAGCGTCGTCCCGGGCGGACCGGCCGAAGTCCGGGTCGACAACCGGATCCTCGAAGGGCGGCCGCTGGGTGCGTTACTGGCCGATCGGGTGCGTGCCGAAGGGAACGTGTCGTTTGCTCCCGGAACGCTGGTTGGCCCGAACGCCAGGATCGGTACGGGCGTCCACGTGAGCGGCTCCGTTCCGGGAGACGCGGAGGTGCGGCGCTGA
- a CDS encoding carboxypeptidase regulatory-like domain-containing protein, whose amino-acid sequence MTGNSTPYEKARAAFLATLMVLSVFAGVVAISGSAAAAANSVSLDNDPVAEGDAVSGTVVVDSGSPDLHVWIDTDDSGTFNSGEPNTTIANGQFSAGDNVPFSGLDTTGLSAGSYDVAAAQSSSLTSGSTAEAATASVEVQTVVVTNVDAPRVAPNATGVTVEVTVENVGSSAQNTDISFLADGTESNVLGDSATTTVASQMNTSLAGGASTTLTFTPNTYDDYLNAGISANTDTYHGVYLADNISGDKQDAAATEFYVSGQSTEGAVTAEVRNTQGFPIDNANTTLYVGSVDSTNVVATGVADGGPNDNRIRYEDLAVGTSGSPVEYIVVANKDRFQADNRAAELTVNNNEETVFPELQSNLDAQHLEIVRVNDNGQPVDSDQGSLLADGESENTQTFAVVTQNQANDGISGTLDVSLDISGDAYDLTGGTHGVSVGDFIDNETLDRGTSVTINGSDTWQLDSDYDKVSAGTVSYATFEVTADNATRDRLESNNLDPIADQPLTASAQNETSPLTDSGNVTYFLKGDKATQHQVVGTDSEPIENATVWVAYQNASQNLDAAESITDLSGDAFLVDETNENGMAVIDGIIGSADSDSPRFNVYVQKDDYDVFNSSEATLSNGNTLSAQTGLAGDTYVADFDVNNTIAGDEGSGEDDVYSHVLYETAQAYDLNVTVADAEGDFVKSTTLPDTESRQVQIEVASGEVGQDPADFTSAANEEIDLELIRDSGVANLVNTTVETNSNGVAYTAIEGVETQTGIVNITASITNSENTQYRTDGSTDSINAIADQAEVELVTTGNIEGDVIDANQEQVPGATIELQIENSTGAFVSFENRSVTTGTDGSFTFQNVPTGEDYRVVATFVDADGNEYTGFNEGQLENLVSGTTTAGISLQELELDDVPTDWYTGYVDSNDVVGDDGLNDAVNDYLNDDLSDDQINDVIASYLNDAPITDYMG is encoded by the coding sequence ATGACAGGAAATTCAACACCATATGAGAAGGCGAGAGCAGCCTTCCTCGCTACCCTCATGGTGCTGTCGGTCTTTGCCGGAGTGGTAGCCATCTCCGGATCGGCCGCAGCAGCCGCTAACAGCGTCTCTCTTGACAACGACCCAGTTGCCGAGGGAGATGCTGTCAGTGGGACCGTGGTGGTAGATAGTGGAAGTCCAGACCTACACGTCTGGATTGACACAGACGATAGCGGCACATTCAATTCAGGCGAACCGAACACGACGATAGCCAATGGGCAGTTCTCGGCAGGCGATAACGTCCCATTCAGTGGCCTTGACACAACTGGTCTGAGTGCAGGCAGCTACGATGTTGCAGCCGCTCAGAGCAGTTCCTTGACCTCCGGCAGCACTGCTGAGGCTGCCACTGCGTCTGTCGAGGTCCAGACAGTCGTCGTGACGAACGTCGACGCACCGCGCGTCGCGCCGAACGCGACGGGCGTTACCGTCGAGGTGACGGTCGAGAACGTCGGCTCGTCCGCTCAGAACACGGACATCAGCTTCCTTGCGGACGGTACTGAATCCAATGTACTGGGCGATTCGGCGACCACGACGGTCGCCAGCCAGATGAACACGTCGCTGGCTGGTGGTGCGTCTACAACGCTGACGTTCACGCCGAACACCTACGATGACTACCTCAACGCTGGGATTTCCGCGAATACGGACACTTACCACGGTGTCTACCTCGCGGACAACATCTCGGGTGACAAACAGGACGCTGCGGCGACCGAGTTCTACGTCAGTGGTCAGAGCACGGAAGGCGCCGTCACTGCGGAAGTCCGCAACACCCAAGGCTTCCCGATCGACAACGCCAATACGACGCTGTACGTCGGCTCCGTTGATTCGACGAACGTCGTCGCAACTGGCGTCGCCGACGGTGGGCCGAACGACAACCGGATCCGATACGAGGATCTGGCAGTCGGTACCTCCGGCAGTCCCGTCGAGTACATCGTTGTGGCCAACAAAGATCGGTTCCAGGCTGACAACCGTGCTGCGGAGCTCACGGTCAACAACAACGAGGAGACGGTCTTCCCTGAACTGCAGTCCAACCTCGATGCCCAGCACCTCGAAATCGTTCGCGTGAACGATAACGGTCAGCCGGTCGACAGCGACCAGGGATCGTTGCTGGCCGACGGCGAGTCTGAGAACACTCAGACGTTCGCTGTGGTCACCCAGAACCAGGCCAACGATGGCATCTCCGGCACGCTCGATGTCTCCCTTGACATTTCCGGTGATGCGTACGACTTGACTGGTGGGACGCACGGCGTCTCTGTGGGTGACTTCATCGACAACGAGACGCTTGACCGCGGTACGTCCGTCACGATCAACGGGTCGGACACCTGGCAACTCGACAGTGACTACGACAAGGTCAGCGCTGGTACCGTCAGCTACGCCACCTTCGAGGTGACGGCTGACAACGCTACGCGTGACCGGCTGGAATCCAACAACCTCGATCCGATCGCGGATCAGCCGCTCACCGCGTCCGCGCAGAACGAGACGTCCCCTCTGACGGACAGCGGCAACGTCACGTACTTCCTGAAGGGCGACAAGGCCACCCAGCACCAGGTCGTTGGCACCGACAGTGAGCCAATCGAGAATGCGACCGTGTGGGTTGCCTACCAGAACGCTTCCCAGAACCTCGACGCAGCGGAGAGCATCACCGACCTGTCTGGTGACGCTTTCCTCGTCGACGAGACGAACGAGAACGGTATGGCCGTCATCGACGGCATTATCGGCAGCGCTGACAGCGACAGTCCGCGCTTCAACGTCTACGTCCAGAAGGACGACTACGACGTCTTCAACTCGTCCGAGGCTACACTCTCGAACGGCAACACGCTGAGTGCTCAGACTGGCCTGGCAGGCGACACCTACGTGGCCGACTTCGACGTCAACAACACCATCGCAGGTGACGAAGGCAGCGGCGAGGACGACGTCTACTCGCACGTCCTCTACGAGACAGCGCAGGCCTACGACCTCAACGTGACCGTCGCTGACGCGGAGGGTGACTTTGTGAAGTCGACCACTCTCCCCGACACGGAGAGTCGTCAGGTCCAGATCGAAGTCGCCTCCGGCGAGGTCGGCCAGGATCCGGCTGACTTCACGTCCGCCGCGAATGAGGAGATCGACCTCGAACTGATCCGTGATTCCGGTGTGGCCAACTTGGTCAACACCACCGTTGAGACGAACTCGAACGGAGTCGCCTACACGGCGATCGAAGGCGTTGAGACGCAGACCGGCATCGTCAACATCACGGCGTCGATCACGAACTCTGAAAACACCCAGTACCGGACTGACGGCTCCACTGACAGCATCAACGCTATCGCTGATCAGGCAGAGGTCGAACTTGTCACTACCGGTAACATCGAAGGTGACGTCATCGACGCGAATCAGGAGCAGGTTCCGGGCGCTACGATCGAATTGCAGATCGAAAACTCGACCGGTGCCTTCGTGTCCTTCGAGAATCGGTCGGTGACCACCGGTACGGACGGCTCGTTCACCTTCCAGAACGTCCCGACAGGCGAGGACTACCGCGTCGTTGCGACCTTCGTGGACGCTGATGGGAATGAATACACTGGCTTCAACGAGGGCCAGCTTGAGAACCTGGTGTCCGGGACGACTACGGCCGGTATCAGCCTCCAAGAGCTGGAACTCGATGATGTCCCGACTGACTGGTACACGGGTTACGTCGACAGCAACGATGTCGTCGGGGACGACGGCCTCAACGATGCTGTCAACGACTACCTCAACGACGATCTGTCGGACGACCAGATCAACGACGTCATCGCGTCGTACCTCAACGACGCCCCTATCACGGACTACATGGGTTAA
- a CDS encoding surface glycoprotein — MTTDTAEKVRGIFLAALMVFSVFAGTVAFSGAVAAQEVTNADRTIASSTAQPGDTVEVTVDVTLDEAAGVQISDTFDSALDAQIIDGLGSLDNVDDGEVTFNQPTGSETSYTVTYEVTVPESASDGDTYTFDGTASPGDLTITGDSQITVATDGDDGDDGDDGDTTPSDRFPSPDSPPHVVYVDESADLTGLALTDGGVIQDDQSVGLTGLAGDADGNFEEDDAADFDFGGVATGSYDVDDDERADIFVRAPDVGVDELYLGSGTDGAEITGETIPSDSDIVTAQVDFNFEDVEGVSLIVEEGDSGLEITDSVADVTSLDADGASIEIDVSDLDAGAYDVTFEGADQLDDYSGTESFTIRSTDTTLSLGEEEVTQGQRVTGTAEGTPGTLAHVRVDTDDSIDDATALDVFRNTADVEDRGTANDYHYAVVDLGDDGAADFQIQTQYLDDDSTVTVEVAEGDDPTVDSDDEVDLRVNAKAISIDNATSVVSIGEEFTLSGSAPEADDVKAYARIDNRYVPLQDDSGSASTDSVDSDGSWSVDIASGAHLNLADAYRISVVANPTDDVPGVDLEDTGTDNSLSTDAYSEFDTTATVTVRTVEGDLTAELSTQRMAVDVGDELTVSGTGTGTDEVKMFIVGPRGDLYTDGLYTDEGTEISVDDDDTWEEDFSNFNRRGTYEVIVIGQGRDGRFAVTGDNDATNLGDGISRTQQQAVDIILDDYSGAASDDQIVELSFTGENPSLSIDDFTSDGQAAQEEVTITGESNREGGTLVFVEVLDEEDNVVVSSEAEVDGSTSTWETTLDMSDVETGSYTLRADDDEATDTMEFELAESVTTPTETMTATETATETATETETATATETATQTDTGTATETTETSGPGFTAVLAVLALIGAALLAVRRDQ; from the coding sequence ATGACAACTGACACAGCGGAAAAAGTGCGTGGCATATTCCTTGCCGCGCTAATGGTGTTCTCCGTGTTTGCCGGTACAGTCGCCTTCTCTGGCGCTGTTGCCGCGCAGGAGGTCACCAATGCCGATCGGACCATTGCCAGCAGCACAGCTCAACCGGGCGATACGGTTGAAGTAACGGTCGACGTCACGCTTGACGAAGCCGCCGGCGTCCAGATCTCAGACACCTTCGACTCGGCGCTCGATGCCCAGATCATCGATGGTCTTGGGAGTCTGGACAACGTCGACGACGGTGAAGTGACATTTAACCAGCCCACCGGATCCGAGACCTCGTATACAGTCACCTATGAGGTGACTGTTCCCGAGAGTGCCTCGGACGGTGACACGTACACGTTCGACGGCACGGCTTCGCCCGGTGACCTCACGATCACCGGCGATAGCCAGATCACCGTCGCAACCGACGGCGACGACGGCGACGACGGCGACGACGGCGACACGACCCCGTCCGATCGCTTCCCGAGTCCGGACAGCCCGCCCCACGTCGTCTACGTGGATGAGTCGGCTGACCTCACCGGTCTGGCCCTTACCGACGGCGGCGTAATCCAGGACGACCAGAGCGTCGGTCTCACCGGCCTCGCCGGTGACGCTGACGGCAACTTTGAGGAAGACGACGCTGCTGACTTCGACTTCGGCGGTGTCGCAACCGGTTCCTACGACGTTGACGATGACGAGCGGGCTGACATCTTCGTCCGCGCGCCGGACGTTGGTGTCGACGAACTGTATCTCGGCTCGGGCACTGATGGTGCCGAAATCACCGGTGAGACGATCCCGTCCGATTCAGACATTGTCACGGCCCAAGTCGACTTCAACTTCGAAGACGTTGAGGGCGTTTCCCTGATCGTCGAAGAAGGTGACAGTGGTCTTGAGATCACTGACAGCGTGGCCGACGTTACCAGCCTCGACGCGGACGGCGCATCCATCGAGATCGACGTTAGTGATCTTGACGCCGGTGCGTACGACGTCACCTTCGAGGGCGCAGACCAGCTCGATGATTACAGCGGCACGGAGTCGTTCACGATTCGGAGTACGGACACGACTCTCTCGCTCGGTGAGGAAGAAGTCACGCAGGGTCAGCGCGTGACCGGCACTGCTGAAGGAACGCCGGGTACGCTCGCCCACGTCCGCGTCGATACGGACGACTCGATCGACGACGCTACCGCGCTTGACGTCTTCCGCAACACTGCCGATGTCGAAGATCGTGGTACTGCCAACGATTACCACTATGCTGTCGTCGACCTCGGTGACGACGGTGCAGCGGACTTCCAGATCCAGACGCAGTATCTCGACGACGATAGCACTGTGACGGTCGAAGTCGCTGAAGGGGACGACCCAACTGTCGACTCCGACGACGAGGTCGACTTGCGTGTGAACGCAAAGGCGATCTCGATCGATAATGCGACGTCCGTCGTCAGTATTGGCGAAGAGTTCACGCTTTCCGGTAGTGCACCGGAAGCCGACGACGTGAAAGCCTACGCCCGGATCGACAATCGTTACGTCCCACTTCAAGACGATAGCGGTTCAGCTTCGACCGACAGCGTCGACAGTGACGGTTCCTGGTCAGTCGACATTGCCTCGGGAGCCCACCTCAATCTGGCAGACGCCTATCGGATTTCCGTAGTCGCTAATCCGACGGACGACGTGCCAGGTGTCGACCTAGAGGATACCGGGACTGATAACAGCCTCTCGACTGACGCCTACAGCGAATTCGACACGACCGCGACAGTGACTGTTCGGACCGTCGAGGGTGATCTCACTGCCGAACTCAGCACCCAGCGGATGGCTGTAGACGTCGGTGACGAACTCACCGTCTCCGGCACTGGGACCGGTACCGACGAAGTCAAGATGTTCATCGTTGGTCCGCGTGGTGACTTGTATACCGACGGTCTCTACACCGACGAGGGTACCGAGATCTCGGTCGATGATGACGATACTTGGGAGGAAGACTTCAGTAACTTCAACCGCCGCGGTACGTACGAAGTCATCGTGATCGGTCAAGGCCGTGACGGAAGATTTGCCGTCACCGGTGACAATGACGCTACGAACCTTGGCGATGGGATCAGCCGAACGCAGCAGCAGGCCGTCGACATCATTCTCGACGACTACAGTGGTGCCGCTTCGGACGATCAAATCGTCGAATTGAGCTTCACCGGAGAGAATCCGTCTCTCTCGATCGACGACTTCACGAGTGACGGGCAGGCCGCCCAGGAAGAAGTGACGATCACGGGCGAATCCAACCGTGAGGGCGGGACGCTCGTCTTCGTTGAAGTCCTCGACGAGGAAGACAATGTGGTTGTGAGCTCCGAGGCCGAAGTCGACGGCTCGACCAGCACGTGGGAAACCACGCTCGACATGTCCGACGTCGAGACTGGTTCCTACACGCTCCGCGCTGACGACGACGAAGCCACGGACACGATGGAGTTCGAACTCGCCGAGTCCGTGACGACGCCAACGGAGACGATGACCGCAACGGAAACCGCAACGGAAACCGCAACTGAGACGGAAACCGCAACGGCAACCGAAACGGCAACCCAGACGGACACTGGCACGGCAACCGAAACCACCGAGACCAGCGGACCCGGCTTCACGGCCGTGCTCGCTGTGCTCGCGCTGATCGGTGCTGCGCTGCTCGCGGTCCGCCGCGACCAGTAA
- the glmS gene encoding glutamine--fructose-6-phosphate transaminase (isomerizing), whose amino-acid sequence MCGIIGCVGHGPETTDVLLEGLSTLEYRGYDSAGVALGNGALKVVKQSGSIDDLRTAVETVAPEGALGIGHTRWSTHGPPTDENAHPHADCTGEVAVVHNGIIENYQTLRDELRETGHTFRSDTDTEVVPHLIEAALADGADPESAVREAVSRLEGSFAVAAVIGGCEAIFAARNDSPLVLGIGDETDGVGQYYLASDVPAFREHTDRVVYLEDGQFVRVSSASWTVTDLAGEPADPEVDTVEWDPEETGKAGYDHFMQKEINEQPRALRQCLSERVDELAGEVEIGDLAYLHPRGVHLVACGTSYHAALYGAQLFRAAGIPAQAFLASEYASAPPPIGDELVVGVTQSGETADTLSALRAARSRGARTLAVTNVVGSTVARECDDVFYIKAGPEIGVAATKTFASQLASLNLLSIGMAPSKDDREAIASLRDLPANVQAVLDDSAAEAIATAYLDSDAYFFIGRGLQYPVALEGALKMKEITYKHAEGFAAGELKHGPLALVTSNTPVFAIVTGDDEQASKTIGNVKEVEARDAPVVAVTDGQSDVSRYADHVLSIPESSPRTAAVLANVQLQLAAYHTAAKLDRPIDKPRNLAKSVTVE is encoded by the coding sequence ATGTGTGGCATCATCGGCTGTGTCGGCCACGGGCCTGAGACGACCGATGTCCTCCTCGAGGGACTGTCGACGTTGGAGTATCGCGGGTACGATTCGGCCGGCGTCGCGCTGGGAAACGGGGCCCTCAAGGTAGTCAAACAGTCGGGTTCGATCGACGACCTCAGGACGGCCGTCGAGACGGTCGCTCCCGAGGGGGCGCTCGGGATCGGGCACACGCGCTGGAGCACCCACGGCCCGCCGACCGACGAGAACGCCCATCCCCACGCTGACTGTACCGGCGAGGTCGCCGTCGTCCACAACGGCATCATCGAGAACTACCAGACGCTTCGAGACGAACTCCGCGAGACGGGCCATACGTTCCGGAGCGACACCGACACGGAGGTCGTCCCGCACCTGATCGAAGCGGCACTGGCGGACGGGGCCGATCCCGAATCGGCTGTCAGAGAAGCAGTCTCCCGACTAGAGGGGAGTTTCGCCGTCGCTGCCGTGATCGGCGGGTGTGAGGCGATCTTCGCCGCCCGCAACGACTCGCCGCTGGTGCTCGGGATCGGTGACGAGACTGACGGCGTCGGGCAGTACTACCTGGCGAGTGACGTTCCGGCGTTCCGTGAACACACCGACCGCGTGGTCTATCTGGAGGACGGCCAGTTCGTCAGGGTGTCGTCGGCGAGCTGGACCGTCACGGACCTCGCGGGCGAGCCTGCCGATCCCGAAGTCGATACCGTCGAGTGGGACCCAGAAGAGACAGGCAAGGCCGGCTACGATCATTTCATGCAGAAAGAGATCAACGAACAGCCCCGGGCGTTGCGGCAGTGTCTCTCCGAGCGGGTCGACGAACTCGCGGGCGAGGTCGAGATCGGGGATCTGGCGTATCTCCATCCGCGTGGCGTCCACCTGGTCGCCTGCGGGACGAGCTATCACGCGGCGCTGTACGGCGCCCAGCTGTTTCGCGCTGCCGGGATCCCCGCTCAGGCGTTCCTTGCGAGTGAGTACGCCAGCGCACCGCCGCCGATCGGCGACGAACTCGTCGTCGGCGTTACCCAGAGCGGCGAGACCGCTGATACGCTCTCGGCGCTCCGGGCGGCCCGCTCTCGTGGCGCTCGGACGCTCGCCGTGACCAACGTCGTCGGGTCGACGGTTGCCCGCGAGTGCGACGACGTTTTCTACATCAAGGCGGGACCGGAGATCGGCGTCGCCGCGACCAAGACTTTCGCCTCCCAGCTGGCGTCGCTGAATCTGCTCTCGATCGGGATGGCCCCGAGCAAGGACGACCGGGAGGCTATCGCCTCGTTGCGTGACCTCCCCGCGAACGTCCAGGCAGTGCTCGATGACTCGGCGGCCGAGGCGATCGCTACGGCGTATCTCGACAGCGACGCCTACTTCTTCATCGGTCGTGGCCTGCAGTATCCCGTCGCCCTGGAAGGTGCTCTAAAGATGAAAGAGATCACGTACAAACACGCCGAAGGCTTCGCCGCCGGCGAGTTGAAACACGGACCCCTCGCTCTCGTGACGAGCAATACACCCGTCTTCGCTATCGTGACCGGCGACGACGAGCAGGCCAGCAAAACCATCGGCAACGTCAAGGAGGTCGAGGCCAGAGACGCGCCGGTCGTGGCGGTGACCGACGGCCAGAGCGATGTTTCCCGGTACGCCGATCACGTCCTCTCGATCCCCGAAAGTTCGCCCCGGACCGCTGCCGTGCTGGCGAATGTCCAACTCCAGCTTGCGGCCTATCACACCGCCGCGAAACTCGACCGCCCGATCGACAAACCGCGGAACCTCGCCAAGAGCGTCACCGTGGAGTAA